From a single Loigolactobacillus coryniformis subsp. coryniformis KCTC 3167 = DSM 20001 genomic region:
- the recJ gene encoding single-stranded-DNA-specific exonuclease RecJ codes for MKSRYTWQYLPQPRAALVTELAEKCQLAPAVIRLLINRGLTDQTTIEKFLNPGVDQLHDPLLLFDMQKAVDRIRQAIEANQLITVYGDYDADGVTSTSIMLETLESLGANVNIYIPDRFNEGYGPHESSFKQLLDAGTQLIVTVDNGISGNAPIAYAQAQGVDVIVTDHHELPPELPPAFAIVHPRHPQGHYPFGDLSGVGVAFKVASALLEETAVDSFDLAAIGTIGDLVSLTDENRALVTLGLQQLQQSTRPGITALCEVAGIEQAKIDEQSIGFAIAPRLNALGRLGDAKDGVKLLTTFDPDEATELAKFVQTQNERRQQYVKDIAATAMEMAQTPENQQRQTLVLAHADWHEGVLGIVASRIVEATGKPTLVLTEREDHTYKGSGRSVQAFNLFNALDQYRDLMISFGGHHMAAGLAVTADNLAALSAGLEAQADAVDLRHQAHDALKIDLQLPVPEVTTDFLQACQQLAPFGTDNPAPQIAVTPEKVTDVRAIGADKAHLKFKLTAANANLDVIAFQKGQYAEDLTAADQVTVVGELGENVWQGRRTLQLQLTDFATSGIEIIDKRTTHLTRHLFQYTATYVFFSAKLQQQLSGYLPVDATAVSAHEPFNVVGDTLVLVDLPTDLAALATLLQAHQQEYDKLISFFYMAHPVYLAGMPTRAEFARLFKFTTTHRGINLRTQLATLANYLHLKKELLIFMIQVFSELGFVKIVDGVMDGVAQPAKADLQSAASYQQRQQQMTAEQVLVYSNYQELKNWLNAHIVPDEGAKSNVS; via the coding sequence ATGAAATCCCGTTATACTTGGCAGTATTTGCCGCAGCCACGAGCGGCGTTAGTCACCGAGCTTGCTGAAAAGTGTCAATTGGCACCAGCAGTGATCCGGTTACTGATCAATCGTGGACTAACTGATCAAACAACAATTGAAAAATTTTTAAATCCGGGAGTGGATCAATTGCATGATCCACTTTTATTATTTGACATGCAAAAAGCGGTTGACCGTATTCGTCAGGCAATTGAAGCTAATCAATTGATCACAGTGTACGGCGATTACGACGCTGATGGGGTCACCAGCACCAGTATTATGCTGGAAACGTTGGAATCCTTAGGGGCCAACGTCAATATTTATATCCCGGACCGTTTTAATGAAGGTTATGGGCCCCACGAATCTTCGTTTAAACAATTATTAGACGCCGGGACGCAATTGATCGTTACCGTCGACAATGGGATCAGTGGCAACGCGCCAATCGCCTATGCGCAAGCACAAGGTGTCGACGTGATCGTCACGGATCATCATGAATTGCCGCCAGAGTTACCGCCGGCATTTGCAATCGTTCATCCACGCCATCCGCAAGGCCACTATCCTTTTGGTGACCTTTCTGGTGTTGGCGTGGCTTTTAAAGTCGCTAGCGCTTTGCTTGAGGAAACGGCTGTCGATAGTTTTGATTTGGCCGCCATCGGTACGATCGGGGATCTAGTCTCCCTGACTGATGAAAATCGTGCCCTAGTTACCCTAGGTTTGCAACAGTTGCAGCAGTCAACGCGCCCAGGGATCACCGCACTTTGTGAAGTCGCGGGGATCGAGCAAGCTAAGATCGATGAACAATCGATTGGTTTTGCGATCGCGCCGCGGTTAAATGCCTTGGGCCGCTTAGGTGATGCTAAAGACGGTGTCAAATTATTGACCACCTTTGATCCTGATGAAGCAACTGAGTTGGCTAAATTTGTCCAAACGCAAAATGAGCGCCGCCAGCAATACGTTAAAGACATTGCCGCAACCGCAATGGAAATGGCGCAGACACCAGAAAATCAGCAGCGGCAAACCTTGGTGTTGGCCCACGCTGATTGGCATGAAGGGGTGCTGGGGATCGTTGCTAGTCGGATCGTCGAAGCTACCGGCAAACCTACTTTAGTGTTGACGGAACGCGAAGATCATACGTATAAAGGCTCTGGCCGTAGTGTGCAGGCGTTTAATTTATTTAACGCTTTGGACCAATACCGTGATTTGATGATCAGTTTTGGTGGTCACCATATGGCGGCTGGCTTAGCGGTCACGGCGGATAATTTAGCCGCGTTAAGTGCGGGCCTAGAAGCTCAGGCTGATGCGGTTGATCTGCGGCACCAAGCCCATGATGCTTTGAAAATCGATTTGCAGTTACCGGTGCCGGAAGTGACGACTGACTTTTTGCAGGCTTGTCAGCAGTTGGCGCCATTTGGTACCGACAATCCGGCACCACAGATCGCCGTTACACCAGAAAAGGTGACTGACGTGCGCGCAATCGGTGCGGATAAAGCACATTTGAAATTTAAATTGACCGCGGCCAATGCTAATCTGGATGTGATCGCCTTTCAAAAGGGGCAATACGCTGAGGATCTTACCGCTGCCGATCAGGTGACAGTGGTTGGCGAATTAGGCGAAAATGTTTGGCAAGGCCGGCGGACGCTGCAGTTGCAGTTAACCGATTTTGCTACTAGCGGCATCGAGATCATCGATAAGCGAACGACTCATTTGACCCGCCATTTATTCCAGTACACGGCCACCTATGTCTTCTTCTCGGCTAAATTACAGCAACAGCTTAGTGGCTATTTGCCGGTCGACGCAACGGCAGTTTCGGCGCATGAACCATTTAACGTGGTCGGCGACACCTTGGTATTAGTTGATCTGCCGACTGATTTGGCGGCTTTAGCAACGTTATTACAAGCGCATCAGCAGGAATATGACAAGCTGATCAGCTTCTTTTACATGGCGCACCCGGTTTATTTAGCGGGAATGCCGACACGAGCGGAGTTTGCGCGCTTATTTAAATTCACTACTACCCATCGCGGCATTAACCTGCGGACGCAATTGGCGACGCTGGCTAATTACTTACATTTGAAAAAAGAATTATTGATTTTCATGATTCAAGTGTTTTCTGAGTTGGGTTTTGTTAAAATAGTTGATGGCGTCATGGACGGCGTGGCGCAGCCAGCCAAGGCTGACTTGCAGTCCGCCGCCAGTTATCAGCAGCGTCAGCAGCAAATGACTGCTGAGCAAGTGCTAGTTTATAGTAACTATCAAGAACTTAAAAATTGGTTAAACGCACATATTGTGCCAGATGAAGGAGCGAAAAGCAATGTCAGTTGA
- a CDS encoding adenine phosphoribosyltransferase has protein sequence MSVDLHDYIASVPDFPEKGVIFRDISPLMADGEAYHEATDQIAAYAKDKGVDMIVGPEARGFIVGCPVAYKLGLGFAPARKKGKLPRPTVSASYGLEYGKSTLYLHKDAIKPGQKVLVTDDLLATGGTIAATIKLVEDLGGIVVGTAFLIELKDLGGREKIKDYDMLALLQY, from the coding sequence ATGTCAGTTGATTTACATGATTATATCGCCAGCGTGCCAGATTTTCCGGAAAAAGGGGTCATCTTTCGCGATATTTCACCATTGATGGCTGATGGGGAAGCTTATCACGAAGCTACGGATCAAATTGCAGCCTACGCTAAGGATAAAGGTGTCGATATGATCGTTGGCCCCGAAGCGCGTGGTTTTATCGTTGGTTGTCCCGTGGCCTACAAATTAGGTCTGGGTTTTGCCCCCGCGCGTAAAAAGGGTAAGTTGCCGCGGCCAACGGTTTCGGCTAGTTATGGGTTGGAATACGGTAAATCAACCTTATATTTGCACAAGGATGCGATCAAACCAGGGCAAAAAGTCTTAGTCACTGATGACTTATTGGCAACTGGTGGCACGATCGCCGCAACGATCAAATTAGTCGAAGATCTCGGCGGAATCGTTGTTGGTACAGCTTTCTTGATCGAATTAAAGGATCTGGGCGGCCGCGAAAAAATCAAAGATTATGATATGTTAGCTTTATTGCAGTATTAA
- a CDS encoding hydroxymethylglutaryl-CoA synthase, producing MKIGIDQISFHTSHYFIDMAELAHARNEDPNKYLIGIGQKKMAVIPPTQDSVTLAANAAAKILTPENRQQIDTVIFASESGIDQSKSGAVYLQSLLDLPRQVRAFEVKQACYSATAALQLARGYIALHPDKKVLITASDIARYGIGNAGEPTQGGGAVAMIISKDPRILALEEDSTVLTENIMDFWRPNYATEAKVDGHYSGHMYVDFFNEVFDAYREQSGMTLANFAALAFHLPYTKMGLKALRSILPQATEADQQRLSANFEDSRQYNQIVGNLYTGSLYLSLLSLLENTTTLKAGDRLGLFSYGSGAVSEFFSGILQANFKQALLPEQHQKMFAARQQVDVPTYEKIFQQQLPTDGSTVELDLSHDPAPYVLAGIKAHQRQYRKQ from the coding sequence ATGAAAATTGGTATTGACCAAATCAGCTTCCACACCAGCCATTATTTTATTGATATGGCTGAGTTAGCGCATGCGCGCAATGAAGATCCCAACAAATACTTGATCGGCATCGGTCAAAAAAAGATGGCGGTGATCCCGCCGACACAAGATAGCGTCACCTTAGCCGCCAATGCAGCCGCCAAGATTCTGACCCCGGAAAATCGCCAACAGATCGACACGGTGATCTTCGCCTCAGAATCTGGCATCGATCAGTCAAAATCCGGCGCCGTTTACCTGCAAAGTTTGCTCGACCTGCCACGGCAAGTCCGCGCTTTTGAAGTCAAGCAAGCCTGCTATTCCGCGACCGCAGCACTACAGTTAGCTCGCGGTTACATCGCCTTACATCCCGACAAAAAAGTCCTGATCACCGCCAGCGACATTGCCCGCTACGGCATCGGTAACGCCGGTGAACCAACCCAAGGCGGCGGTGCGGTGGCGATGATCATCAGCAAGGACCCACGGATCTTGGCCTTAGAAGAAGACAGCACCGTATTGACCGAAAATATCATGGACTTCTGGCGGCCTAACTACGCCACCGAAGCAAAAGTCGACGGCCACTACTCTGGTCACATGTACGTTGATTTCTTCAACGAAGTCTTCGATGCTTACCGCGAACAAAGCGGCATGACCTTAGCTAACTTTGCCGCCCTAGCTTTCCACTTACCCTATACCAAAATGGGCCTCAAAGCCTTGCGCTCGATTTTACCTCAAGCAACAGAAGCTGACCAACAACGGCTGAGCGCCAACTTTGAAGATTCACGCCAATATAATCAGATCGTCGGTAATTTATACACCGGCTCATTATATTTGAGTTTACTGTCGCTGTTGGAAAATACCACCACCTTAAAAGCTGGTGACCGCCTCGGTTTATTCAGCTATGGTTCCGGCGCCGTCAGCGAATTTTTCAGCGGCATTCTGCAGGCCAACTTCAAACAAGCCTTGTTGCCTGAACAACATCAAAAAATGTTTGCCGCACGTCAGCAAGTTGATGTGCCGACCTATGAAAAAATCTTCCAACAACAATTACCGACCGATGGCAGCACCGTTGAACTAGATTTAAGCCATGACCCCGCGCCATACGTTTTGGCCGGAATCAAAGCACACCAACGGCAATATCGTAAACAGTAA
- a CDS encoding cytochrome b5 domain-containing protein: MAEKTFSKEELAQYDGSDGKKAYVAIDGLVYDVTDVKPWAGGKHHGQTAGQDLSTVITKAPHKKSVLAKLTVVGKYTG; the protein is encoded by the coding sequence TTGGCAGAAAAAACTTTTTCTAAGGAAGAATTGGCACAATATGATGGTAGCGATGGCAAAAAAGCGTACGTTGCTATTGATGGTTTAGTTTATGATGTGACTGACGTGAAGCCTTGGGCCGGCGGCAAGCATCATGGACAAACGGCAGGGCAAGATCTTTCGACCGTGATCACGAAAGCCCCACACAAAAAATCGGTACTCGCAAAATTAACCGTGGTTGGTAAGTATACCGGCTAA
- a CDS encoding flavocytochrome c: protein MKKIRGMTFFSAALLLTSSMLGIAQGVSAADKSDVTTSASKTEYTSAKDLKKKYDVIIVGAGGAGMSAALAAKQKGLKPVILEKMPIAGGNTLKASSGMNASETKVEKANGIVDSNEQFYQETLKGGHNKNDKALLHYMVNHSASAIDWLDSMGMKLDKLTISGGMSVKRTHRPHDGSAVGQYLATGLLRNIKKDKIPLIVNADVTKITEKDDQVSGVKVVINQDKTKTVKAKAVIVTTGGYGASKAMIKKYRPDLAKYVTTNAAGTTGDGIKMIRQLGGYTVDMKQIQIHPTVYQKPAYLIGEATRGEGGILVNKSGDRFTNELNTRDKVSAAINGQSGKMAYVVFDAGVKARSAAVDQYIKKGFTKQADTVEDLAKKINVPAAELQKTITTWNQDVAAKKDSQFERTTGMEHQLNQGPYYAIPIAPGIHYTMGGVKINTKTQVLKKSGKAIPGLYAAGEVAGGLHGYNRIGGNSVADIIIFGRQAGEQAAAYIK from the coding sequence ATGAAGAAAATTAGGGGTATGACGTTTTTCTCCGCCGCGCTATTATTGACATCTAGTATGCTAGGGATAGCACAAGGTGTTTCAGCTGCGGATAAAAGTGATGTTACGACAAGTGCTTCCAAAACAGAATATACATCGGCAAAGGATCTAAAGAAAAAATATGATGTGATCATTGTTGGTGCTGGGGGTGCAGGGATGTCAGCAGCTTTGGCGGCTAAGCAAAAAGGTTTAAAACCGGTAATTTTAGAGAAGATGCCGATTGCCGGCGGAAATACGTTAAAAGCTTCTTCGGGAATGAACGCTTCAGAGACAAAAGTGGAAAAGGCCAATGGGATAGTTGATAGTAATGAGCAATTCTATCAAGAAACACTAAAAGGCGGCCATAACAAGAATGATAAGGCATTATTGCATTACATGGTCAACCATTCTGCTAGCGCTATTGATTGGCTGGATAGCATGGGAATGAAACTAGATAAATTGACTATTTCCGGTGGTATGAGCGTTAAACGAACGCATCGTCCACATGATGGTTCAGCAGTCGGACAATATTTAGCTACTGGTTTATTACGTAATATTAAAAAAGACAAGATTCCATTGATAGTTAATGCGGATGTCACAAAAATTACGGAAAAAGACGATCAAGTTTCTGGTGTTAAAGTTGTCATTAATCAAGATAAGACAAAAACAGTTAAAGCAAAAGCAGTTATTGTCACTACCGGCGGCTATGGGGCTTCCAAAGCAATGATCAAAAAATATCGACCTGATCTAGCTAAGTACGTAACGACCAATGCAGCGGGGACAACTGGCGATGGAATCAAAATGATCCGGCAACTCGGCGGCTATACAGTTGATATGAAGCAAATTCAAATTCACCCAACTGTTTATCAAAAACCAGCTTATTTGATTGGTGAGGCAACACGGGGTGAAGGCGGTATTTTAGTTAATAAATCTGGTGATCGTTTTACCAATGAGTTAAATACACGAGATAAGGTATCGGCAGCCATTAATGGTCAGAGCGGTAAAATGGCTTACGTTGTTTTCGATGCTGGTGTTAAGGCACGTTCAGCCGCAGTTGATCAATATATTAAAAAAGGATTCACAAAGCAAGCTGATACGGTTGAAGATTTGGCTAAGAAAATCAATGTTCCCGCAGCTGAGTTACAGAAAACAATAACGACATGGAATCAAGATGTTGCTGCGAAGAAGGATAGCCAGTTTGAACGGACAACCGGCATGGAACATCAACTCAATCAAGGACCTTACTATGCGATTCCTATTGCACCAGGGATTCATTATACAATGGGTGGTGTGAAGATTAATACTAAGACCCAGGTATTAAAGAAATCCGGTAAGGCTATTCCTGGTCTATATGCTGCTGGTGAAGTGGCTGGTGGTTTACATGGTTACAATCGAATTGGTGGTAATTCTGTTGCCGATATAATTATTTTTGGTCGACAGGCAGGTGAGCAGGCCGCAGCTTATATAAAATAA
- a CDS encoding MATE family efflux transporter has protein sequence MDEMFARAPIPKVYMQLALPVVLGMVASMVYNLADTFFVAQTGNADLVAGIALGTPLFSFMLAVGDIFGLGGSAAISRLLGQKAHQASAHLSSFCFYAAIAFSLVLTVLMLVFERPILGMLGVTAATYQYAAGFYRMMALGSTFIIVSLVPGNIIRTEGLATKSMIATLTGTLLAIVLDPIFLFVLDWGAAGVGLANVLGYAVNTTMLVYFMVKDCQILSLSPKLWRVSWADVRTILNIGIPASLTNFMQSFGVMLLNNYLALYGAVAIAAMGIVLKIYMVVMLIMVGFAFGAQPLIGYNYGAANKARFRAIVRFDFMVEVVYALICAVILMIFAPQLVALFMDKPAIVTMGTKMLRLLLATAPFIGAILVFTTLFQSIGKASGALIMAITRQGIVFAIVIVLLARLFGFQGVIMAQPVADVVTFLIGYWLYRQLVVKSEAK, from the coding sequence ATGGATGAGATGTTTGCCCGGGCGCCGATTCCCAAAGTGTATATGCAGTTGGCGCTGCCGGTGGTGTTGGGGATGGTGGCCAGTATGGTCTACAATCTGGCCGATACATTTTTTGTCGCCCAAACCGGGAATGCGGATCTGGTGGCGGGAATCGCGTTAGGGACACCGCTATTTTCATTTATGCTGGCAGTCGGTGATATTTTTGGCCTTGGCGGTAGCGCGGCGATCTCACGCCTGTTGGGGCAAAAGGCGCATCAGGCCAGTGCTCACTTAAGTAGTTTTTGTTTTTACGCGGCGATCGCTTTTAGTTTAGTGCTGACGGTTTTGATGCTGGTGTTTGAGCGGCCAATTTTAGGCATGCTCGGGGTAACGGCGGCGACTTATCAGTATGCGGCTGGCTTTTACCGGATGATGGCGCTGGGGTCGACTTTTATTATCGTCTCATTGGTGCCAGGGAATATTATTCGCACCGAGGGGTTGGCAACTAAATCAATGATCGCCACGCTGACGGGGACGTTGTTGGCGATCGTGCTCGATCCGATTTTTTTGTTTGTCTTGGATTGGGGTGCGGCTGGCGTTGGCTTAGCTAACGTGCTTGGTTACGCGGTCAATACGACGATGTTGGTTTATTTTATGGTCAAAGATTGCCAGATCCTATCGTTATCGCCAAAATTATGGCGGGTCAGCTGGGCCGACGTGCGGACGATTTTAAATATTGGGATTCCGGCGTCGTTGACTAACTTTATGCAAAGTTTTGGCGTCATGTTGTTGAACAATTATCTGGCGCTTTACGGGGCGGTGGCGATCGCGGCAATGGGCATCGTGTTGAAAATTTACATGGTGGTGATGCTGATCATGGTCGGCTTTGCCTTTGGGGCGCAACCGTTGATCGGCTACAACTATGGTGCCGCTAATAAAGCCCGCTTTCGGGCAATCGTCCGTTTTGATTTTATGGTCGAGGTGGTCTACGCTTTGATCTGCGCGGTGATCTTGATGATCTTTGCGCCGCAGTTAGTGGCGTTATTTATGGATAAACCAGCGATTGTTACTATGGGTACCAAAATGTTGCGGCTGTTGCTGGCGACGGCACCGTTTATTGGCGCGATCCTAGTATTTACCACCTTATTTCAATCGATCGGTAAAGCCAGTGGGGCCTTGATCATGGCGATCACTCGTCAAGGGATCGTTTTTGCGATTGTGATCGTGCTCCTGGCGCGATTGTTTGGTTTCCAAGGTGTGATCATGGCCCAACCAGTTGCTGACGTCGTGACGTTTTTGATCGGTTACTGGTTGTATCGTCAATTAGTGGTCAAAAGTGAAGCAAAATGA
- a CDS encoding DMT family transporter, translated as MLAIIVGLAIGIGLPMQTSINSRLRRAIGSPYLASLISFAIGTLFLLVMTWLMRHSLLFSWSLFTSQPWWLWIGGILGVIYLTGNILLFPKLGSVQTVIMPVLGQILAGLLIDNFGWFSSPQKPLSLTRVLGAVLVLLGVLGVVALDGWLERRHDRLDAAPKTNSGELWLWRAFGVLAGMLSAVQTAINGHLGQVLHSAVAAALVSFLVGTLGLVLVVLALRPKWQLTAQKRATAPWWMWLGGIVGALFVLGNAFLVPQIGTGLAVVIVLVGLMIGSLLIDQFGWLESQRNPLTLAQLLGLIVMIAGVALIRLF; from the coding sequence ATGTTAGCAATTATTGTAGGTTTAGCCATTGGGATCGGGTTACCGATGCAGACAAGTATTAATTCGCGCTTACGTCGTGCAATTGGGTCGCCTTATTTAGCCTCACTGATCTCATTTGCGATCGGGACGCTATTTTTGCTGGTTATGACGTGGCTCATGCGGCATAGTTTGTTATTTAGCTGGTCTTTATTTACCAGTCAGCCGTGGTGGTTGTGGATCGGTGGTATTCTTGGTGTCATTTATTTAACCGGGAATATTCTCTTATTCCCTAAATTAGGTAGTGTGCAAACGGTGATCATGCCGGTGTTAGGCCAGATCCTAGCCGGCTTATTGATCGATAATTTCGGTTGGTTCTCATCGCCACAAAAGCCATTATCGCTGACCCGGGTATTGGGTGCAGTATTGGTGCTGCTAGGCGTACTCGGCGTGGTGGCGCTTGATGGCTGGTTGGAGCGGCGGCATGATCGGTTGGACGCTGCGCCGAAAACTAATTCAGGTGAACTGTGGTTGTGGCGCGCGTTTGGCGTTTTAGCAGGGATGTTAAGTGCCGTTCAGACTGCGATCAATGGTCATTTAGGTCAGGTGTTGCATTCAGCGGTGGCCGCGGCTTTGGTCTCCTTTTTGGTGGGGACTTTAGGCTTGGTCCTGGTGGTGTTGGCGCTGCGGCCTAAATGGCAGTTAACCGCGCAAAAGCGGGCTACGGCGCCGTGGTGGATGTGGCTGGGCGGCATTGTTGGTGCATTATTTGTGCTCGGCAATGCATTCCTAGTACCACAAATTGGAACCGGCTTGGCAGTGGTGATCGTTTTAGTTGGCTTGATGATCGGCAGTTTGTTGATCGATCAATTCGGGTGGCTCGAATCGCAACGTAATCCACTGACCTTAGCCCAATTGCTCGGTTTGATCGTGATGATCGCCGGCGTGGCACTGATTCGCTTATTCTAA
- a CDS encoding aldo/keto reductase, which yields MQKKFTFDSDLTVDRLGYGTMQLPGKGVWGPAADAKKAAAVITTAIDNGVNFIDTADSYGPFFANLYLKDALQQRPNSKVMVATKVGFTRQGPNQWTAVGNPAYLRQQVELNLFSLGLDHIDLLQLHRIDPNFSIEEQVGELAKLQQEGKIKHIGLSQVSVEQIKAAQKVAPIVSVQNRYNLIDRADEDVLNYAEQQHMAFIPWFPLATGKLTKGNTLSSLAEKYDATPAQIALAWLLKRSDVILPIPGTSSEEHVKQNIAAQEIELEDADFDQLSKLA from the coding sequence ATGCAAAAGAAGTTTACCTTTGATTCTGATTTAACGGTCGATCGGTTAGGCTATGGCACGATGCAATTACCTGGTAAAGGCGTTTGGGGCCCTGCCGCCGATGCTAAAAAAGCTGCCGCGGTTATCACGACGGCAATTGACAACGGGGTTAATTTTATCGATACGGCTGATTCTTACGGGCCGTTTTTCGCGAACTTGTATTTAAAGGACGCGCTGCAACAACGGCCTAATAGCAAAGTGATGGTGGCAACTAAGGTCGGTTTCACGCGCCAAGGCCCTAATCAGTGGACCGCGGTAGGCAATCCTGCTTATTTGCGCCAACAAGTTGAATTGAACTTGTTTAGTTTAGGCTTGGATCACATTGACTTGTTGCAGCTGCACCGCATTGACCCAAATTTCTCGATCGAGGAACAAGTCGGTGAATTGGCCAAATTGCAACAAGAAGGTAAGATCAAGCATATCGGCTTGAGCCAAGTTTCGGTGGAACAGATCAAAGCTGCGCAAAAGGTGGCGCCGATCGTATCCGTACAAAATCGGTATAATTTGATCGATCGCGCGGATGAAGACGTGTTGAACTACGCCGAACAACAGCACATGGCGTTTATCCCGTGGTTCCCCTTGGCGACTGGTAAGTTGACTAAAGGCAATACCTTGTCTTCATTGGCAGAAAAGTATGACGCTACGCCAGCACAGATCGCTTTGGCGTGGTTGCTTAAACGTTCCGACGTGATCTTGCCAATTCCGGGCACCAGCTCAGAAGAACACGTTAAGCAAAATATTGCGGCACAAGAAATCGAGTTAGAAGACGCCGATTTTGATCAATTAAGTAAGCTCGCGTAA
- a CDS encoding O-acetyl-ADP-ribose deacetylase, which yields MIQIIQGDITQMQVDAIVNAANTTLLGGGGVDGAIHRAAGPELLAACRQLHGCATGEAKITAGFRLPAKFVIHTPGPIWRDGTQSEAQLLHNSYVNSLALAAAHDCQTVAFPSISTGVYRYPLAQAAKIALTTIRDFLATNTVVKTVTLVCFDPTTLAAYQQVYREIV from the coding sequence ATGATCCAAATTATTCAAGGGGATATTACGCAGATGCAAGTGGATGCGATCGTGAATGCGGCTAACACCACGTTACTGGGTGGTGGCGGTGTTGATGGTGCGATCCATCGTGCCGCGGGGCCGGAGTTGTTGGCGGCGTGTCGCCAGTTGCATGGCTGTGCCACCGGTGAGGCTAAGATCACTGCGGGGTTTCGTTTGCCGGCTAAATTTGTGATCCACACGCCGGGACCGATTTGGCGTGATGGCACCCAAAGTGAAGCACAATTGCTGCATAATTCTTACGTCAATAGTCTGGCGTTAGCAGCGGCCCATGATTGTCAAACGGTGGCCTTTCCGTCGATCAGTACCGGCGTTTACCGTTATCCGTTGGCGCAGGCCGCTAAAATTGCGCTGACCACGATCCGTGATTTTTTGGCGACAAATACAGTGGTCAAAACGGTGACGCTGGTGTGCTTTGATCCCACTACTTTGGCGGCTTATCAACAGGTGTATCGGGAAATTGTATAG
- a CDS encoding type II toxin-antitoxin system RelB/DinJ family antitoxin, with the protein MHEAKTKKIAISFKVDQHDKELATEIYKNLGLNLSTAFQMFLKKSIAEGGLPFDARDPFYSQANIENILASKKQLDDDQGAVSEGDQ; encoded by the coding sequence GTGCACGAAGCTAAAACAAAAAAAATCGCAATTTCATTTAAAGTCGATCAACATGATAAAGAATTGGCGACCGAAATTTACAAAAATCTAGGCTTGAATTTGTCAACTGCTTTTCAAATGTTTTTAAAAAAGTCAATTGCGGAAGGTGGCTTACCTTTTGATGCGCGTGATCCATTTTATAGCCAGGCTAATATTGAAAATATTCTCGCTTCAAAAAAACAGCTTGATGATGATCAAGGGGCGGTGAGCGAAGGAGATCAGTAA
- a CDS encoding ArsR/SmtB family transcription factor: protein MDKQATLAAITQGFVQSQSLLLALGDENRQLLIIALLRFGCDGARVGALTAQTHLSRPAVSHHLKILKDADLVTLRKEGTKHYYAVNPNGNFAVIQSTTAMIQALAVTSKVP, encoded by the coding sequence ATGGACAAGCAAGCAACTTTAGCGGCAATCACGCAGGGGTTTGTGCAATCGCAAAGCCTGTTATTGGCTTTAGGGGATGAAAATCGGCAGTTGCTCATTATTGCCTTATTGCGTTTTGGCTGTGATGGCGCGCGGGTCGGGGCACTGACGGCGCAGACGCATTTATCACGGCCGGCGGTGTCGCATCATTTAAAAATATTGAAGGACGCTGACTTGGTGACGTTACGCAAAGAAGGGACCAAGCATTATTATGCGGTGAATCCCAACGGCAACTTCGCGGTGATCCAATCAACAACAGCTATGATCCAAGCTTTAGCGGTAACGTCTAAAGTTCCATGA